Proteins encoded by one window of Thunnus thynnus chromosome 3, fThuThy2.1, whole genome shotgun sequence:
- the LOC137180306 gene encoding E3 ubiquitin-protein ligase TRIM21-like, translating into MSAASCLLSEDQFLCSICLDVFTDPVTTPCGHNFCKNCINEHWNIKVPWQCPMCKEIFTTRPELHKNTFISEMVSQFRQEAQQKASSSRSEQQAAKPGEVPCDVCTGTKLKALKSCLVCLTSYCETHLEPHLTVSGLKRHQLMDPVENLEDRMCMKHDKPLELFCKTDQTCVCMLCSVLDHKTHEFVPLKEEYEGKKAELGKTEAEIQQMIQKRQLKIQEIKRSVNFSKGNAEKEIAEGVQVFTTLMQSVERSLNEFIDMTEEKQRTTEKQAEDFIKELEQEISELKKRSSEVEKLSRSEDHLHLLQNFLSLKPAPPTKDWTEVSVRPPSYEGTVVRAVTQLEETLRNEMKKLFEAELKRIQRYAVNVTLDPDTANPHLILSDDEKQVNHGDVKKDLPENPERFSNCISVLGKQSFSSGRFYFEVQVKWKTKWTLGVARESINRKENIPLSPQDGYWTICLRNRNEYSACNNSLVRLSLESRPQKVGVFVDYEEGLVSFYDAYTAQLICYFTGCSFTEKLYPYFSPCPNDDGKNSAPLIICPVNQTE; encoded by the coding sequence atgtctgctgccagctgtctgctatctgaagatcagtttctgtgctccatctgtctggatgtgttcactgatccagtcaccacaccatgtggacacaacttctgcaaaaactgcatcaatGAACACTGGAATATAAAAGTCCCATGGCAGTGTCCCATGTGTAAAGAGATTTTTACCACACGACCTGAGCTacacaaaaacactttcatctctgagatggtttctcagttcagacaggaagctcaacagaaagccagcagcagcagatcagagcaacaagctgccaaaccaggagaagttccctgtgacgtctgtactggaaccaaactgaaggccctgaagtcctgtctggtgtgtctgacttcctactgtgagactcacctggagcctcatctgACAGTTTCAGGCctgaaaagacatcagctgatggaccctgtggagaacctggaagacaggatgtgtatgaagcacgataaacctctggagctgttctgtaagactgaccagacatgtgtctgcatgctctgctctgttttagaccacaagacacatgagtttgttcctctgaaagaagaatatgaaggaaagaaggcagagctggggaagacagaggctgaaattcagcagatgatccagaagagaCAACTGAAGATTCAAGAGATCAAACGGTCAGTCAACTTCAGCAAAGGAAATGCAGAGAAAGAAATAGCAGAAGGTGTTCAGGTCTTCACAACTCTGATGCAGTCTGTTGAGAGAAGCCTGAATGAGTTCATTGACATGActgaagagaagcaaagaacgacagagaaacaggctgaagacttcatcaaagagctggaacaggaaatctctgagctgaaGAAGAGGAGCTCTGAGGTGGAGAAGCTCTCACGCtctgaagaccacctccacctcctccaaaacttCCTGTCCCTGAAACCTGCTCCAcccaccaaagactggacagaggtcagTGTCCGTCCACCATCATATGAGGGGACTGTGGTGAGAGCTGtgactcagctggaggagacacTCAGAAATGAGATGAAGAAGCTGTttgaggctgagctgaagagAATCCAACGATATGCCGTGAatgtgactcttgatcctgatacagcaaatcctcatctcatcctgtctgatgatgagaAACAAGTAAATCACGGAGATGTAAAGAAAGATCTCCCAGAAAATCCAGAAAGATTTTCCAATTGTATTAGTGttttaggaaagcagagtttctcttcaggcagattttactttgaggttcaggttaaaTGGAAGACTAAATGGACTTTAGGAGTGGCCAGAGAGTCGATcaacaggaaagaaaacatcCCACTGAGCCCTCAGGATGGTTACTGGACTATATGTTTGAGAAATAGAAATGAGTACAGTGCTTGTAATAACTCTTTAGTCCGTCTCTCTCTGGAGTCTCGGcctcagaaggtgggggtgtttgtggattatgaggagggtctggtctccttttatgatGCATATACTGCACAGCTTATCTGCTACTTTACtggctgctccttcactgagaaactctaccCATACTTCAGTCCCTGTCCTAATGATGATGGTAAAAACTCCGcccctctgatcatctgtcctgtcaatcaaactgagtAG
- the LOC137180307 gene encoding E3 ubiquitin-protein ligase TRIM21-like has protein sequence MSAASCLLSKDQFLCSICLDVFTDPVTTSCGHNFCKNCITEYWDTNDQCQCPTCAKLFYTRPKLRVNTFISEMVAKAKLLAEQKASSSSSEQRAAKPGEVPCDICTGTKLKALKSCLVCLTSYCETHLEPHLTMSGLKRHQLMDPVENLEGRMCMKHDKPLELFCKTDQTCVCMLCSVLDHKTHEFVPLKEEYEGKKAELGKTEAETQQMIEERQMMIQKIKHSVKLGKANADREIADSVRVFNFLMESVERSQAELIETIEEKQRTTEKQAEDFIKELEQEISELMKRSSEAEKLSHSEDHLHLLRNFPSLKAAPPTKDWTEVSVHPSYEGTVVRAVTQLEETLSKEMKKLFEAELKRVQQYAVDVTLDPDTAHPDLILSHEGKQVNHGDEEKNLPDNPERFSTGLCVLGNQSVSSGRFYFEVQVEGKTEWTLGVARESINRKGLITLSPDDGYWTIWLRYGNEYKAFDNPDVHLSLQSQPQKVGVFVDYEEGLVSFYDVDAAALIYSFTGCSFTEKLYPFLNPGFNDDGKNSVPLILSHLNH, from the coding sequence atgtctgctgccagctgtctgcTATCTAAAGATCAGTTTCTctgctccatctgtctggatgtgttcactgatccagtcaccacatcatgtggacacaacttctgcaaaaactgcatcactgaaTACTGGGATACTAATGACCAGTGTCAGTGTCCCACATGTGCAAAGCTTTTCTACACAAGACCCAAGCTGCGGGTCAACACTTTCATCTCTGAGATGGTTGCTAAGGCCAAACTGTTGGCTGAACAGaaggccagcagcagcagctcagagcaacgagctgccaaaccaggagaagttccctgtgacatctgtactggaaccaaactgaaggccctgaagtcctgcctggtgtgtctgacctcctactgtgagactcacctggagcctcatctgACAATGTCAGGTctgaaaagacatcagctgatggaccctgtggagaacctggagggcaggatgtgtatgaagcacgataaacctctggagctgttctgtaagaccgaccagacatgtgtctgcatgctctgctctgttttagaccacaagacacatgagtttgttcctctgaaagaagaatatgaaggaaagaaggcagagctggggaagacagaggctgaaactCAGCAAATGATTGAGGAGCGTCAAATGATGATTCAGAAGATCAAACACTCAGTCAAGCTAGGTAAAGCaaatgcagacagagagatagcAGACAGTGTTCGGGTCTTCAATTTTCTTATGGAGTCTGTTGAGAGAAGCCAGGCAGAGCTCATTGAGACGattgaagagaagcaaagaacgacagagaaacaggctgaagacttcatcaaagagctggaacaggaaatctctgagctgatgaagagaagCTCTGAGGCGGAGAAGCTCTCACACTCTGAAgatcacctccacctcctccgaAACTTCCCATCCCTGAAAGCTGCTCCACCAaccaaagactggacagaggtcagcGTCCATCCATCATATGAGGGGACTGTGGTGAGAGCTGtgactcagctggaggagacgctcagtaaagagatgaagaagctgtttgaggctgagctgaagagggtccagcagtatgcagtggatgtgactcttgatcctgatacagcacaTCCCGATCTCATCCTGTCTCATGAAGGGAAACAAGTAAATCATGGTGATGAGGAGAAGAATCTCCCAGACAATCCAGAGAGATTTTCTACTGGCCTTTGTGTTTTAGGAAATCAAAGTGTAtcttcaggcagattttactttgaggttcaggttGAAGGGAAAACTGAATGGACTTTAGGAGTGGCCAGAGAGTCAATCAACAGGAAAGGACTAATCACACTGAGTCCTGACGATGGTTACTGGACTATATGGTTGAGATATGGAAATGAGTACAAAGCTTTTGACAACCCTGACgtccatctctctctgcagtctcagcctcagaaggtgggggtgtttgtggattatgaggagggtctggtctccttttatgacgtagatgctgcagctcttatctactcctttactggctgctccttcactgagaaactctaccCATTCTTAAATCCTGGGTTTAATGATGATGGTAAAAACTCTGTCCCTCTGATTTTATCTCATCTCAATCACTAA
- the LOC137180308 gene encoding actin-related protein 2-A, which translates to MDSQGRKVVVCDNGTGFVKCGYAGSNFPEHIFPALVGRPIIRSTAKVGNIEIKDLMVGDEASELRSMLEVNYPMENGIVRNWDDMKHLWDYTFGPEKLNIDSRNCKILLTEPPMNPTKNREKIIEVMFETYQFSGVYIAIQAVLTLYAQGLLTGVVVDSGDGVTHICPVYEGFSLPHLTRRLDIAGRDITRYLIKLLLLRGYAFNHSADFETVRMMKEKLCYVGYNIEQEQKLALETTVLVESYTLPDGRVIKVGGERFEAPEALFQPHLINVEGVGVAELLFNTIQAADIDTRAEFYKHIVLSGGSTMYPGLPSRLERELKQLYLERVLKGDVDKLSKFKIRIEDPPRRKHMVFLGGAVLADIMKDKDNFWMTREEYQEKGTRVLEKLGVTVR; encoded by the exons ATGGACAGCCAAGGAAGGAAAGTCGTGGTTTGTGACAACGGAACCGGG TTTGTCAAGTGCGGCTATGCAGGCTCCAACTTCCCCGAACACATTTTCCCAGCGCTGGTTGGCCGGCCAATCATCCGCTCCACAGCTAAAGTTGGAAACATTGAAATCAAG GACCTGATGGTGGGGGACGAGGCCAGCGAGCTGCGCTCCATGCTGGAGGTGAACTACCCGATGGAGAACGGTATTGTCAGGAACTGGGACGACATGAAGCACCTGTGGGATTACACCTTCGGCCCCGAGAAACTCAACATCGACTCGCGCAACTGCAAGATCCTACTGACCGAACCGCCCATGAACCCAACCAAGAACAGAGAAAAGATCATTGAG GTGATGTTTGAAACGTACCAGTTCTCTGGAGTTTATATCGCCATCCAGGCCGTCCTCACTCTCTACGCTCAAG GACTGCTGACTGGAGTGGTGGTCGACTCCGGCGACGGCGTCACCCACATCTGTCCGGTGTACGAAGGTTTCTCCCTGCCGCACCTGACCCGACGCCTCGACATCGCAGGAAGGGACATCACACGCTACCTCATCAAG ctgctgctgctgcgagGCTACGCCTTCAACCACTCGGCTGACTTCGAGACGGTGAGGATGATGAAGGAGAAGCTTTGCTACGTCGGTTACAACATTGAGCAGGAGCAGAAGCTGGCGCTGGAGACGACGGTGCTGGTGGAGTCGTACACG CTTCCGGACGGCAGAGTGATCAAGGTTGGAGGAGAGAGGTTCGAAGCCCCCGAGGCTCTGTTTCAACCTCACCTCATCAATGTGGAGGGGGTGGGCGTGGCCGAGCTGCTCTTCAACACCATCCAGGCCGCAGATATCGACACCAG AGCTGAGTTCTACAAGCACATCGTCCTGTCTGGAGGCTCCACCATGTATCCCGGCCTGCCGTCCCGGCTGGAGCGCGAGCTGAAGCAACTTTACCTGGAGCGAGTGCTGAAGGGAGACGTGGACAAGCTATCA AAATTCAAGATCAGGATAGAGGACCCCCCTCGGCGTAAACACATGGTGTTCCTGGGCGGCGCCGTGCTTGCCGACATCATGAAGGACAAGGACAACTTCTGGATGACGCGGGAGGAGTACCAGGAGAAAGGAACAAGAGTGCTGGAGAAGCTGGGCGTCACCgtcagataa